One window from the genome of Deinococcus sp. NW-56 encodes:
- the thrC gene encoding threonine synthase, with product MPGLLERYREYLPVTDRTPALSLHEGNTPLIPAPRLSERLGVQLYLKYEGLNPTGSFKDRGMVMAVAKAVEDGADTVICASTGNTSAAAAAYAARAGLRCVVLIPDGNIALGKLAQAVAYGAEVVAVNGNFDAALRLVRQISAEHPIALVNSVNPYRLQGQKTAAFEIVDVLGQSPDVLAIPVGNAGNISAYWMGFREYHAAGQSAGLPQMWGFQAEGAAPLVRDAIVDEPQTLATAIRIGNPASADLARAAVRESGGLLDMVSDDEIMHAYNLVAREGVFCEPASAAPVAGLLKRHAAGQLTPGQTVVAVLTGNGLKDPDAALRAVEAPQAVQASLEHVLERIL from the coding sequence ATGCCTGGACTGCTGGAACGCTACCGCGAGTACCTGCCCGTGACCGACCGCACGCCCGCCCTGAGTCTGCACGAGGGGAATACGCCGCTGATCCCCGCGCCGCGCCTGAGTGAACGGCTGGGGGTGCAGCTCTATCTGAAATACGAGGGGCTGAATCCGACGGGCAGCTTCAAGGACCGGGGCATGGTCATGGCAGTCGCCAAGGCGGTCGAGGACGGAGCCGACACGGTGATCTGCGCGAGCACCGGGAACACCAGCGCGGCAGCGGCAGCCTATGCGGCTCGGGCGGGGCTGCGCTGCGTGGTGCTGATTCCGGACGGGAACATCGCGCTGGGCAAGCTCGCGCAGGCGGTCGCCTACGGGGCCGAGGTCGTGGCCGTGAACGGCAACTTCGACGCGGCGCTGCGGCTGGTGCGGCAGATCAGCGCCGAGCATCCCATCGCGCTCGTGAACTCGGTGAACCCCTACCGCCTGCAGGGACAGAAGACGGCCGCCTTTGAGATCGTGGACGTGCTGGGGCAGTCGCCCGACGTGCTCGCCATCCCGGTCGGGAATGCGGGCAACATCAGCGCGTATTGGATGGGTTTCCGGGAGTACCACGCGGCGGGGCAGAGCGCGGGGCTGCCGCAGATGTGGGGCTTTCAGGCGGAGGGCGCCGCGCCCCTGGTCCGCGACGCCATCGTGGACGAGCCGCAGACGCTGGCGACGGCCATCCGGATCGGCAACCCGGCGAGTGCGGACCTCGCGCGGGCAGCGGTGCGCGAGTCGGGCGGGCTGCTGGACATGGTGAGCGACGACGAGATCATGCACGCGTACAACCTCGTGGCGCGGGAGGGCGTGTTCTGCGAACCGGCGAGTGCCGCTCCGGTCGCGGGGCTGCTCAAGCGGCACGCGGCGGGCCAGCTCACGCCGGGGCAGACGGTGGTGGCGGTCCTGACGGGCAACGGGCTAAAGGACCCCGACGCCGCGCTGCGGGCAGTGGAGGCTCCCCAGGCGGTTCAGGCCAGTCTGGAACATGTGCTGGAGCGCATTCTTTGA
- the thrB gene encoding homoserine kinase, whose amino-acid sequence MRKAGGTPFTVRAPASSANLGPGFDSLGLSLPLFTTLTVTPQAVTEVMPLGPELAGTPADESNYVYQAMLLAARQAACDLPPARIEIQTEVPLARGLGSSAAALVAGIVAGNELLGRPLNGAEVLDLAAYEEGHPDNVAPALLGGIVVATLDKLGTHHVRLDPPPHLGVTVLIPDFELSTSKARGVLPGEYSRADAVHALSHAALLAAALAQGRLELLPHAVQDRLHQSWRAPLVPGLSDILEGATGHGALGAALSGAGPTVLCFHDTREGTEPLHAFLRGVMEGHGLTGRVLDLPIETEGTVVQRNG is encoded by the coding sequence TTGAGGAAGGCCGGGGGGACTCCCTTCACCGTCCGTGCCCCAGCGAGCAGCGCCAACCTGGGGCCGGGGTTCGACAGCCTGGGGCTGAGCCTGCCCCTTTTCACGACGTTGACCGTGACGCCGCAGGCCGTGACCGAGGTGATGCCGCTGGGGCCGGAACTGGCCGGGACGCCCGCCGACGAGAGCAATTACGTCTACCAGGCGATGCTTTTGGCGGCGAGGCAGGCTGCATGCGACTTGCCACCCGCCCGAATCGAAATCCAGACGGAAGTGCCCCTGGCGCGGGGGCTGGGCAGCAGCGCCGCCGCCCTCGTGGCAGGAATTGTCGCCGGAAACGAGCTGCTGGGGCGGCCCCTGAACGGCGCGGAGGTGCTCGACCTCGCCGCCTACGAGGAGGGCCACCCCGACAACGTGGCCCCCGCGCTGCTGGGGGGCATCGTGGTCGCCACGCTGGACAAGCTCGGCACCCACCATGTCCGGCTGGACCCACCCCCGCACCTGGGGGTCACCGTGCTGATTCCCGACTTCGAGCTGTCCACGAGCAAGGCGCGGGGGGTGCTGCCGGGCGAGTACAGCCGGGCAGACGCGGTCCATGCCCTCTCTCACGCCGCGCTGCTGGCCGCCGCGCTCGCGCAGGGACGGCTGGAGCTGCTTCCCCACGCGGTGCAGGACCGCCTGCACCAGAGCTGGCGGGCGCCGCTGGTTCCCGGCCTGAGCGACATTCTGGAGGGCGCGACCGGGCATGGCGCACTCGGAGCGGCCCTCAGCGGGGCGGGGCCGACCGTCCTGTGCTTCCACGACACGCGGGAGGGGACGGAGCCGCTCCACGCCTTTCTGCGGGGGGTGATGGAGGGGCACGGCCTGACCGGGCGGGTGCTGGACCTGCCCATCGAGACGGAGGGGACGGTCGTTCAGCGGAACGGGTAG
- a CDS encoding MMPL family transporter yields the protein MRALSEFVTRRPWLVLSLWGLLALLSAYPASLAPRNLSADPGGLADAESTRVTALLRERFGEEDTNTALLVTRHDPPLTTPAGQAAYDRLLSGLEDVPGVTRVLAAGSQGAVPTVSEDGRLSLTVAQIPLEEGATETLARVRVYADRAEATGGGLDVRVTGGQAIADDFTEFAESDTKRSEFAALPLTALVLLGVFGALVATGLPLMVGVLSITVAMAGVYGLTRVTEVSTFAQSVITMLGLGAGIDYALLMVSRFREELARDGDSRAAAARTVLTAGRSVLFSGLTVAIAMAALVLPPIAFVRSMGLGGVLAVLLTVLASVTALPALLALLGERVNSPRLLRFPWAQNAGASAAWTALARRVTARPGLAALLSTLFLLLLALPALNMKTGYAGAWGLTPGVESRDALADVRDLGAGGLLSQFEVILDLEGERYGPDDRARFQAVVEDLRALPGVQTVISPFLTPADLAGDAGGGGTDALAALSLLTSRSFSEDRTLLRVTVVPDAYLRADQIDPFEAGLRGVLEASGFRFLLGGAPVGEREFSRALTDALPAAVLTVFAATFVLLMVAFRSLLVPLKSLLMNTLTVGAAYGVVTLVVQGGFLAGPLGIPDDVGVLDSSLPLILFAVLFGLSMDYEIFLLSRVQEEVLRGHPNDEAVVLAVGRTARIITSAALIMFIVFAAFIAGRVVANKSIGLGLAVAVALDATLVRLVLVPAFLKLAGRWNWWLPGWLGRLLPRLRLEH from the coding sequence GTGCGTGCCCTCTCCGAGTTCGTGACCCGTCGCCCCTGGCTGGTGCTCTCACTCTGGGGGCTGCTCGCGCTGCTGAGCGCCTACCCGGCCTCGCTCGCGCCCCGGAACCTCAGCGCCGACCCCGGTGGCCTGGCCGACGCCGAGAGCACCCGCGTCACGGCCCTGCTGCGCGAACGCTTCGGGGAGGAGGACACGAACACCGCCCTCCTCGTCACCCGTCACGACCCGCCGCTGACCACCCCGGCGGGGCAGGCCGCCTACGACCGCCTGCTGAGCGGGCTGGAGGACGTGCCCGGCGTGACCCGCGTCCTCGCCGCCGGATCGCAGGGGGCCGTGCCCACGGTGAGCGAGGACGGCCGCCTCTCCCTGACCGTCGCGCAGATTCCGCTGGAAGAGGGCGCGACCGAGACGCTGGCCCGCGTACGGGTCTACGCCGACCGTGCGGAGGCGACCGGAGGCGGGCTGGACGTGCGGGTGACCGGGGGGCAGGCCATCGCGGACGACTTCACCGAGTTCGCCGAGTCGGACACCAAGCGCAGCGAGTTCGCGGCGCTGCCCCTGACAGCGCTCGTTCTGCTGGGCGTGTTCGGGGCGCTGGTGGCGACCGGCCTCCCGCTGATGGTGGGCGTCCTCAGCATCACGGTGGCGATGGCGGGCGTGTACGGCCTCACCCGCGTCACCGAGGTCAGCACCTTCGCCCAGAGCGTCATCACGATGCTGGGGCTGGGGGCGGGCATTGACTACGCCCTGCTGATGGTCAGCCGCTTCCGCGAGGAGCTGGCGCGGGACGGGGATTCGCGGGCCGCCGCCGCCCGCACGGTGCTCACCGCCGGGCGCAGCGTGCTGTTCAGCGGCTTGACCGTCGCCATTGCGATGGCCGCCCTCGTGCTGCCGCCCATCGCCTTCGTACGTTCGATGGGACTGGGTGGGGTGCTGGCCGTCCTGCTGACCGTCCTCGCCAGCGTGACCGCCCTGCCCGCCCTGCTGGCCCTGCTGGGCGAGCGGGTGAACAGCCCGCGCCTCCTGCGCTTTCCCTGGGCACAGAACGCGGGTGCGTCGGCGGCGTGGACCGCGCTGGCCCGCCGGGTCACGGCCCGGCCCGGCCTCGCCGCGCTGCTCAGCACGCTGTTCCTGCTGCTGCTGGCCCTCCCCGCCCTGAACATGAAAACGGGCTACGCGGGCGCCTGGGGCCTGACTCCTGGCGTGGAAAGCCGCGACGCCCTGGCCGACGTGCGCGACCTCGGCGCGGGCGGGCTCCTCAGCCAGTTCGAGGTGATTCTGGACCTGGAGGGTGAACGTTACGGCCCCGACGACCGAGCCCGCTTTCAGGCGGTCGTAGAGGACCTGCGGGCGCTGCCGGGCGTGCAGACCGTCATCAGTCCCTTCCTGACGCCCGCCGACCTCGCCGGAGACGCGGGCGGCGGCGGGACGGACGCGCTCGCCGCCCTCAGCCTGCTGACCTCCCGCTCCTTCAGCGAGGACCGCACGCTGTTGCGGGTGACCGTCGTGCCGGACGCCTACCTGCGGGCCGACCAGATTGACCCGTTCGAGGCGGGGCTGCGCGGGGTGCTGGAGGCTTCCGGCTTCCGCTTCCTGCTGGGGGGCGCTCCGGTGGGCGAGCGCGAGTTCAGCCGGGCGCTGACGGACGCGCTGCCTGCCGCTGTCCTGACCGTCTTCGCGGCGACCTTCGTGCTGCTGATGGTGGCGTTTCGCAGCCTGCTCGTGCCTCTCAAGAGCCTGCTGATGAACACGCTGACGGTGGGCGCGGCCTACGGGGTGGTGACCCTGGTGGTGCAGGGCGGCTTCCTCGCCGGGCCGCTGGGCATCCCCGACGACGTGGGGGTGCTGGATTCCAGCCTCCCCCTGATCCTCTTCGCCGTGCTGTTTGGCCTCAGCATGGACTACGAGATTTTCCTGCTTTCCCGCGTGCAGGAGGAGGTCTTGCGCGGTCACCCCAACGACGAGGCGGTCGTACTCGCGGTGGGCCGCACCGCCCGCATCATCACCTCGGCGGCGCTGATCATGTTCATCGTCTTCGCGGCCTTTATCGCTGGACGCGTCGTGGCGAACAAAAGTATCGGTCTGGGGCTGGCGGTCGCGGTGGCGCTCGACGCCACGCTGGTGCGCCTCGTCCTCGTGCCCGCTTTCCTGAAGCTCGCCGGGCGCTGGAACTGGTGGCTGCCGGGCTGGCTCGGCCGCCTGCTGCCCCGGCTGCGGCTGGAGCACTGA
- a CDS encoding APH(3') family aminoglycoside O-phosphotransferase, with translation MTARPGPGPDLPAALRRVLPAARWEPVTDGHSGAGVWRSQKYVVKVQERGGLPVSTLLQERERLRWLAGRVPVPAVVGYEATPTHEFLAMTRLPGIPMSHPDALLHPERVVDLLARALRELHALPVRDCPFTMTLPVTLRLARERVEAGMVDESDFDDERQGWTAARVWNDLVRTRPGEEDVVVTHGDPCLPNLILNGEYVEGFVDVGRMGLADRHADLALTHRSLIHNLSRDHAERFLDLYGRALVDERKLAYYCLLDELF, from the coding sequence ATGACCGCCCGCCCCGGCCCCGGCCCCGACCTGCCCGCCGCCCTGCGCCGCGTGCTGCCCGCCGCCCGCTGGGAGCCGGTCACCGACGGCCACAGCGGCGCGGGCGTGTGGCGCAGCCAGAAGTACGTCGTCAAGGTGCAGGAGCGCGGCGGTCTGCCCGTCTCCACCCTGCTTCAGGAACGCGAGCGCCTGCGCTGGCTGGCGGGCCGGGTGCCGGTACCTGCGGTCGTGGGCTACGAGGCCACCCCCACCCACGAGTTCCTCGCCATGACCCGGCTGCCCGGCATCCCCATGAGCCACCCCGACGCCCTGCTGCACCCCGAGCGGGTGGTAGACCTGCTCGCCCGTGCCCTGCGCGAGCTGCACGCCCTGCCCGTGCGCGACTGCCCCTTCACCATGACCCTGCCTGTCACCCTGCGCCTCGCCCGCGAACGGGTGGAGGCGGGGATGGTAGACGAGTCGGACTTTGACGACGAACGCCAGGGCTGGACGGCGGCCCGTGTCTGGAACGACCTCGTCCGCACCCGGCCGGGGGAGGAGGACGTGGTGGTGACCCACGGTGACCCCTGCCTGCCCAACCTGATTCTGAACGGCGAGTACGTGGAGGGCTTCGTGGACGTGGGCCGCATGGGGCTGGCCGACCGCCACGCCGACCTCGCCCTGACGCACCGCAGCCTGATCCATAACCTGAGCCGGGACCACGCCGAACGCTTCCTGGACCTCTATGGCCGGGCGCTGGTGGACGAACGCAAGCTCGCCTATTACTGCCTGCTGGACGAACTGTTCTAG
- a CDS encoding CDP-alcohol phosphatidyltransferase family protein: MTHGKARPAREWAAEAVFRPLAERLVPPLARRRVNPLHVVLTHTAVGLLAGGLLRRGHHLTPALLLQAKTVLDNLDGQLARATGQTTETGRYLDSEMDVLANAAVLTGLAGRWGPSLTLLLSLILTTDYLWERDHRGARGEVFRDPPAQAGDDPRLLGLLRRVYAVYFTPQERVLGALFEARLRSAVGGEPTPAHRLAYTPATISWVAVNLGLSTQLLALGVVLALRRPRLYLWSLPAQVLLLAGVQLWREGQVRAQRQPSSSG, translated from the coding sequence ATGACCCACGGCAAGGCCCGCCCCGCCCGTGAGTGGGCCGCCGAGGCGGTCTTCCGGCCCCTCGCCGAGCGGCTGGTGCCTCCCCTGGCGCGGCGCCGGGTCAACCCGCTGCATGTGGTGCTGACGCACACGGCGGTGGGCCTCTTGGCTGGGGGGTTGCTGCGGCGCGGGCATCACTTGACTCCGGCCCTGCTGCTTCAGGCCAAGACCGTGCTGGACAATCTTGACGGGCAGCTCGCCCGCGCGACCGGGCAGACCACCGAGACGGGGCGCTATCTCGACTCGGAGATGGACGTGCTCGCCAACGCCGCCGTGCTGACCGGGCTGGCGGGCCGCTGGGGGCCGTCGCTGACCCTGCTGCTGAGCCTGATTCTGACCACCGACTACCTGTGGGAGCGCGACCACCGGGGGGCACGGGGCGAAGTGTTCCGTGACCCACCCGCGCAGGCGGGAGATGACCCCCGGCTGCTGGGACTGCTGCGGAGGGTCTACGCGGTGTATTTCACCCCGCAGGAGCGCGTGCTGGGGGCGCTGTTCGAGGCGCGGCTGCGCTCGGCGGTGGGCGGCGAACCCACCCCCGCCCACCGCCTCGCCTACACGCCTGCCACGATCAGCTGGGTGGCGGTGAACCTGGGCCTCAGCACACAACTCCTGGCCCTGGGGGTGGTCCTGGCCCTGCGGCGGCCCCGGCTCTACCTCTGGAGCCTCCCGGCCCAGGTCCTGCTGCTCGCCGGGGTGCAGCTCTGGCGCGAGGGGCAGGTGCGGGCGCAGCGTCAGCCCTCTTCCAGCGGGTAG
- a CDS encoding DUF2270 domain-containing protein, producing MTPSTVPASPLPLGALTDRDYSTNTANALIHLYRAEVGKMTAYRQRLDMTTNWSVVTTAGLASFALGDVNNSHATFLFAMGMNYFFLRLEARRFRTFEIAHHRVRIMERFFYPAMLGDRVDAGWHQLLLAELAKPRSPMTRADALGWRLNRNYLWIYAAVLIAWLAKLDLSMPKGWILEFPDAFSLADIGNFPGWMVFLGVAVFYGFLISLAVRAARTYPLEEG from the coding sequence GTGACGCCCAGCACCGTGCCCGCCTCACCGTTGCCGCTGGGCGCCCTGACCGACCGCGACTACTCCACCAACACCGCCAACGCCCTGATTCACCTCTACCGGGCCGAGGTCGGCAAGATGACCGCCTACCGCCAGCGCCTCGACATGACGACCAACTGGTCGGTCGTGACGACGGCGGGCCTGGCGTCCTTTGCGCTGGGCGACGTGAACAACTCGCACGCCACGTTCCTGTTCGCCATGGGCATGAACTACTTTTTCCTGCGGCTGGAGGCCCGGCGCTTCCGGACCTTCGAGATCGCCCACCACCGGGTGCGAATCATGGAGCGTTTTTTCTATCCCGCGATGCTGGGCGACCGGGTGGACGCCGGGTGGCACCAGCTCCTGCTGGCCGAACTCGCCAAACCCCGCTCCCCCATGACCCGCGCCGACGCGCTGGGCTGGCGGCTGAACCGCAACTACCTGTGGATTTACGCGGCGGTCCTGATCGCCTGGCTTGCCAAGCTCGACCTGTCCATGCCCAAGGGCTGGATCCTGGAGTTTCCCGACGCCTTCTCCCTGGCCGACATCGGCAACTTTCCCGGCTGGATGGTGTTTCTGGGGGTGGCCGTCTTCTACGGGTTCCTGATTTCGCTGGCGGTGCGGGCCGCCCGGACCTACCCGCTGGAAGAGGGCTGA
- a CDS encoding MBL fold metallo-hydrolase: protein MIQPRQHGAARVWSLSTGPLQENAVLVAGAGHEGFLFDPGDDAARILALVRESGVRVRGILLTHAHFDHIGAVQPVREALGVPVWLHPADLPLYRLGAASAARWNLPFIQPEAPEHEIRGGQTFTAGDLTLTARELPGHAPGHVVFVGDGFVVAGDTLFQGSIGRTDLPGGNHAQLLDGIARELLSLPDETAVYPGHGPATTVGAERRTNPFLR, encoded by the coding sequence ATGATTCAGCCGAGGCAACATGGTGCGGCCCGCGTCTGGTCCCTGTCCACGGGTCCCCTCCAGGAAAACGCGGTGCTGGTGGCCGGAGCGGGGCACGAGGGCTTCCTCTTCGATCCCGGCGACGACGCGGCGCGGATTCTGGCGCTGGTGCGCGAGTCGGGTGTCAGGGTGCGCGGCATCCTGCTCACGCACGCGCACTTTGACCACATCGGGGCGGTGCAGCCCGTCCGGGAGGCACTGGGAGTCCCCGTGTGGCTGCATCCCGCCGACCTCCCGCTCTACCGCCTGGGCGCGGCGTCGGCGGCCCGCTGGAACCTGCCCTTCATCCAGCCGGAGGCGCCGGAGCACGAGATCAGAGGCGGGCAGACCTTCACGGCGGGCGACCTGACGCTGACGGCGCGGGAGCTGCCGGGGCACGCGCCGGGGCATGTGGTGTTTGTTGGGGATGGCTTCGTCGTGGCCGGGGACACCCTCTTTCAGGGGAGCATCGGGCGCACCGATCTGCCCGGTGGGAACCACGCACAGCTTCTGGACGGGATCGCGCGGGAGCTGCTGAGTCTGCCGGACGAGACGGCGGTCTACCCGGGCCACGGCCCGGCGACCACCGTGGGGGCCGAGCGGCGCACCAACCCCTTTTTGCGGTGA